From the Manis javanica isolate MJ-LG chromosome 11, MJ_LKY, whole genome shotgun sequence genome, one window contains:
- the LOC118968095 gene encoding olfactory receptor 9G9-like, which produces MERSNHTVTEFILLGFSTDPVTQRVLFVVFLGVYSVTVVGNITLMVLICSDSRLHTPMYFFIGNLSFLDLWYSSVYTPKILVICISEDRSISIAGCEAQLLFSGGLAYTECYLLAAMAYDRYVAISKPLLYAQTVSIKLCAFLVVASYFGGFINCYIITKKIFALNFCGDNVIDDFFCDLLPLVKLACGRKNNYQAVLLFLTASNVIAPCVLILASYLFIITTILRMRSTQRRLKTFSTCSSHLVSVTLYYGSILYIYARPRTSYSFKTDKIVSTFYTVVFPMLNPMIYSLRNKDVKEALNKVFK; this is translated from the coding sequence ATGGAGAGGAGCAACCACACGGTGACAGAGTTCATCCTGCTGGGCTTCAGCACAGACCCCGTGACGCAGCGCGTCCTCTTTGTGGTATTCCTGGGCGTGTACTCTGTGACCGTGGTAGGAAATATCACCCTCATGGTGTTGATCTGCAGTGACTCCCGGCTGCACACGcccatgtactttttcattgGGAATCTGTCTTTTCTGGATCTCTGGTATTCCTCTGTCTACACGCCAAAGATCCTAGTGATCTGCATCTCTGAGGACAGAAGCATCTCCATTGCTGGCTGTGAAGCTCAGTTACTCTTCTCTGGCGGACTGGCTTATACTGAGTGTTACCTGCTGGCTGCCATGGcgtatgaccgctatgtggccatctctAAGCCGCTGCTTTATGCTCAGACTGTGTCCATAAAGCTGTGTGCATTTTTGGTAGTGGCCTCATACTTTGGTGGCTTTATTAACTGTTACATCATTACTAAAAAAATTTTTGCCTTGAATTTCTGTGGAGACAATGTCATTGATGACTTTTTCTGTGATTTGCTTCCCTTAGTGAAGTTGGCCTGTGGCAGGAAAAATAACTACCAGGCTGTGCTCCTCTTCCTCACGGCCTCCAATGTCATTGCCCCCTGTGTGCTCATCCTCGCCTCCTACCtcttcatcatcaccaccatcctgaGGATGCGCTCCACCCAGCGCCGCCTCAAAACCTTCTCCACATGCTCCTCCCACCTGGTCTCTGTCACCTTGTACTATGGCTCCATTCTCTACATTTATGCTCGTCCCCGGACTAGCTATTCTTTCAAGACGGACAAAATAGTTTCCACATTTTACACTGTGGTGTtccccatgctgaaccccatgatctacagcctgaggaataaGGATGTGAAAGAAGCTCTGAATAAAGTCTTCAAGTAA